Proteins encoded by one window of Candidatus Nitrosocosmicus hydrocola:
- a CDS encoding AMP-binding protein, with translation MNNFSSTTSLTTNSSNLVKFMKKNNINTLQDLLSRSTEDLEWYWDKVGEDLGIRWKQPYSKVFDTTRGAPWAEWFIGGKCNIVDNIIQKNIIEHPDKTAFIFVNRYGIKEKLSFRDLEFRIRVFTLALKNLGVKKGDVIGIYLPMRSESFIAIYSISTLGAIHVPIFSGFGKLALEQRLVDSNSKLLITSETMERRGKTITLKEHWKDVFNNTNVKKVILVDDTKHGSEYHSQQDNIFSYSRIYDNSLNDLDKNSGFDSEIMDSNEPLFYLYTSGTTGKPKGTIQTHGGFSIFSAQQAAYLIDLVHSDTMFWYADIGWITGQTWVVYGAPIIGASTVVFEDTLDYPTNDFWANHIEKLRVTIFGAAPTAIRQFMQNEIECKNYDFSSLRLLASTGERLNKEAWNWYFKNVGNNNCPIINLSGGTEIGGAILSMVPGLDNSPSSVGIPVPGFDVDIYDEKGKSVNTGYLVIKKPWPAMTRGLLNDGERYIKTYWSRFPNVWYHGDKVMADDQNMWHILGRVDDVIKISGHRIDPSEIEEILTSHPSVVESAAVSIPDEVTGESVYVFCILRETTLTDHQIFAVKENLNKLLTEKIGKFLLPKDIGFVNELPKNRSGKILRRLIRQKLVNSEIASDDLLIVENPESLSAIYLKIY, from the coding sequence ATGAATAATTTTTCCTCTACTACTAGTTTGACTACTAATAGTAGTAATTTGGTCAAATTTATGAAAAAAAACAATATCAATACTTTACAAGATTTACTATCTCGATCGACGGAGGATCTCGAATGGTATTGGGACAAGGTAGGTGAAGATCTAGGTATAAGATGGAAACAGCCATATTCAAAAGTATTTGATACGACGCGAGGAGCACCTTGGGCTGAATGGTTTATTGGAGGAAAATGCAATATAGTTGATAATATTATTCAAAAAAATATTATAGAGCATCCAGATAAAACGGCATTTATTTTTGTAAATCGGTATGGAATAAAGGAAAAACTCAGCTTCAGGGATTTGGAATTTAGAATTCGGGTTTTTACACTGGCTCTTAAAAATCTAGGGGTCAAGAAAGGGGATGTGATTGGAATTTATCTTCCAATGAGAAGCGAGTCATTCATAGCAATCTATTCTATTTCAACCTTGGGTGCAATTCACGTACCTATTTTTTCTGGTTTCGGAAAATTAGCGCTTGAACAAAGATTAGTTGATTCTAATTCCAAATTATTGATTACAAGTGAAACAATGGAGCGGAGGGGTAAAACTATTACTTTAAAGGAACATTGGAAGGATGTCTTTAATAATACAAACGTTAAGAAGGTCATACTAGTTGATGATACAAAACACGGATCCGAGTATCATAGTCAACAAGATAATATTTTTTCTTATAGTCGTATTTATGATAACTCATTGAATGATCTTGACAAGAATTCAGGATTTGATTCAGAAATTATGGATTCAAATGAACCTTTATTTTATTTATATACTTCTGGTACTACTGGCAAACCCAAAGGGACTATTCAAACTCATGGTGGATTCTCCATTTTTTCAGCGCAACAGGCAGCCTACCTAATTGATCTTGTACACAGTGATACTATGTTTTGGTATGCTGATATTGGCTGGATAACTGGCCAAACTTGGGTTGTATACGGAGCTCCAATTATAGGAGCAAGCACTGTAGTATTTGAAGATACATTAGATTATCCGACTAATGATTTTTGGGCAAATCATATTGAAAAACTAAGGGTGACCATTTTTGGTGCAGCGCCAACGGCCATCAGACAATTCATGCAAAATGAGATTGAATGCAAAAACTATGATTTTAGTTCCCTTCGTTTACTGGCATCTACGGGAGAACGATTGAACAAAGAGGCATGGAATTGGTATTTCAAGAATGTAGGAAACAATAATTGTCCAATAATCAATTTATCGGGTGGCACTGAAATAGGTGGTGCAATACTTAGCATGGTACCTGGCTTAGATAATAGTCCATCTTCAGTAGGAATACCCGTCCCTGGTTTTGATGTCGATATATATGATGAAAAAGGTAAATCTGTCAACACTGGATACCTTGTGATTAAGAAACCTTGGCCCGCCATGACTAGGGGGCTTTTAAATGATGGTGAAAGGTATATCAAAACCTATTGGTCTCGGTTTCCCAATGTGTGGTATCATGGGGATAAGGTTATGGCAGATGACCAAAATATGTGGCACATATTGGGAAGAGTAGATGATGTGATCAAGATTTCGGGACATCGGATTGATCCGAGCGAGATCGAAGAAATATTAACTAGTCACCCAAGTGTGGTCGAATCAGCTGCAGTAAGTATCCCTGATGAGGTAACCGGAGAATCAGTTTACGTTTTTTGTATTTTGAGGGAAACGACATTAACAGATCATCAAATATTTGCTGTGAAAGAGAATCTCAACAAGCTATTGACTGAAAAAATTGGTAAGTTTCTCCTTCCAAAGGATATTGGTTTTGTAAATGAACTTCCAAAAAATAGATCTGGCAAGATTCTAAGACGACTGATACGTCAAAAATTAGTTAATAGCGAGATCGCTAGTGATGATCTCCTGATAGTGGAAAACCCCGAGTCCCTTAGTGCTATTTATCTAAAGATATACTGA
- a CDS encoding DNA double-strand break repair nuclease NurA, whose amino-acid sequence MLPDLFLDAIRNKETKISSLHGDGFKELLNIASNKWTDFRPIGKTAFTIGVDSSWNKKAFQGIDFFVIDCIAIDSHNDVSRSKSKWDYGIGNIAGDSLGSRAMLMEINVTKLVLDQKPDIICVDGSIVSNLVHNTNSTYLHNVRSLFEDVGETRILFISKNSTSTNQFKKFGSKAADIYYYNKLGLEPGFSQASINTHISKTLEVTEIYARLSSYVPLIKIEIINGAKVSESEIQSLLNKLYFHSIKGYPYCLKLAHQTCKITNNDVNRLANLYGFKNEFGSRDSLNE is encoded by the coding sequence ATGCTGCCTGATTTATTTTTGGATGCTATCAGAAACAAAGAAACCAAAATTTCATCTTTACATGGGGATGGATTCAAAGAACTATTGAATATCGCTTCGAATAAATGGACTGATTTTAGACCGATAGGAAAAACAGCGTTTACCATTGGAGTTGACAGTAGTTGGAACAAGAAGGCCTTTCAAGGGATTGACTTTTTTGTTATTGATTGTATTGCAATCGATTCACATAACGATGTTTCGCGATCAAAGTCAAAATGGGATTACGGGATAGGAAATATTGCAGGTGATTCTCTTGGTTCGCGGGCGATGCTAATGGAAATTAATGTTACCAAGTTAGTATTGGATCAAAAGCCTGATATAATCTGCGTTGATGGGTCCATTGTATCAAACTTAGTTCATAATACGAATAGTACCTATCTACATAACGTTCGGAGTTTGTTTGAAGATGTTGGAGAAACGAGAATATTATTTATTTCCAAAAACTCAACCTCAACAAACCAATTCAAAAAATTTGGATCAAAAGCTGCTGATATCTACTACTATAATAAATTAGGATTAGAACCAGGATTTAGCCAAGCAAGCATTAATACCCATATTTCTAAAACGTTGGAAGTTACAGAAATATATGCTCGACTTTCATCTTATGTTCCCTTGATTAAAATTGAGATTATAAATGGCGCAAAAGTCTCGGAAAGTGAAATTCAGAGTTTACTGAACAAATTATATTTTCATAGCATTAAGGGGTATCCATATTGCCTTAAACTGGCCCATCAAACATGTAAGATAACAAACAATGATGTAAATCGTTTAGCAAATCTATACGGCTTTAAAAATGAATTTGGGTCTAGAGACTCTTTAAATGAATGA
- a CDS encoding cupredoxin domain-containing protein has protein sequence MKIISLVAVFLLICSISYTQSVAVAQVDPFTLTINPGASDGDSQNPINPANITIPIGATVIWLNNDSVYHQIVSGTSDKGPTNIFYGDFFGPSEAYNVTFDKAGVFDYYDPIWTNIKGQIIATSEDNTGLNTNNFNSESNQPLNNQAPIQNDNPNTQIDTSNTIQTQPQTGIIGENPPTQTQEQQQQQPVQDQTFQPLDNQAPIQNDNTQIQTGIIGENPPTQTQEQQLQQQPVQDQSVQPVQQQFQIPQHGDIDSFKATGTIHSYIVTPTSPWNATGDWTLIVEDGEVINFITNMAWFNGTSGHTHDFLNFDASSDIELPADNIVTIDGEMDVASNGIVTWDEVESSINIGGGGRTITINVDHDETDHHFAGQPIVGTVNSLTPCSDSPGPSMEILPTCS, from the coding sequence ATGAAAATTATATCATTGGTCGCAGTTTTTCTTTTGATCTGCTCCATAAGTTACACCCAATCGGTAGCCGTCGCCCAGGTGGATCCGTTTACACTAACTATCAACCCCGGTGCTTCTGATGGGGATAGTCAAAATCCCATAAATCCTGCCAACATCACTATACCTATCGGAGCTACTGTAATATGGCTAAACAACGATTCAGTTTACCATCAAATAGTTTCTGGTACTTCTGATAAAGGCCCTACAAATATTTTCTATGGAGATTTTTTTGGTCCAAGTGAAGCTTATAACGTAACTTTTGACAAAGCCGGTGTATTTGATTACTATGATCCAATATGGACTAACATTAAAGGACAGATAATAGCAACATCTGAGGATAATACAGGTTTGAACACAAATAACTTTAACAGCGAATCCAATCAGCCTCTGAACAACCAGGCTCCTATTCAAAACGACAACCCTAATACCCAAATAGACACAAGTAATACGATTCAGACACAACCCCAAACAGGCATAATTGGCGAGAATCCCCCTACACAAACACAAGAACAACAACAACAACAACCAGTACAGGATCAGACTTTTCAACCACTAGATAACCAGGCTCCTATTCAAAATGATAACACTCAAATTCAAACAGGCATAATTGGCGAGAATCCCCCTACACAAACACAAGAACAACAACTACAACAACAACCAGTACAGGATCAGTCCGTTCAGCCAGTACAGCAACAATTCCAGATACCACAACATGGGGATATCGATAGTTTCAAGGCAACTGGTACAATACATTCATACATAGTAACACCAACTAGCCCATGGAATGCAACTGGAGACTGGACTCTAATTGTCGAAGATGGCGAAGTAATAAACTTTATCACTAATATGGCATGGTTTAACGGAACGAGTGGGCATACCCATGATTTCTTGAACTTTGATGCAAGTTCAGATATAGAATTGCCTGCGGACAACATTGTAACTATAGACGGCGAAATGGATGTGGCTTCAAATGGAATTGTAACATGGGATGAGGTCGAGTCCTCTATAAATATAGGCGGCGGAGGTAGGACAATTACAATCAACGTCGATCATGATGAAACCGACCACCATTTTGCAGGACAGCCAATAGTTGGAACTGTAAATTCGCTAACTCCTTGTTCTGACAGTCCGGGTCCGAGTATGGAGATATTACCAACATGTAGTTAG
- a CDS encoding glycoside hydrolase family 38 C-terminal domain-containing protein, whose amino-acid sequence MDKPIVHVVPHSHYDAIWIFSKEENFDINCNFIIKKAIEILKAEKDFKFIIEQTYLLENIEISYPELFADIKRFVQEGRIEIAGGEYLMCDVMLPSGEVLIREILEGKNYVKEKFGKDIVVSWGADEFGYNAQWPQILKGSGYKYFAFRRGVSEPLISEFYWKGIDGTSILSHWMPLGYRAGLDLSLLHETFEQLRRQSSTRHVLMPSGSGSTPPQPELCDTINDYNESAKSATENPFMKISTPAEFFMALEREIQDKNISMSTKRGEMYSGKASFVFPDSTSTRSWIKQGFKEYETYLLLLERWNTVLKLVSKNHDFNDDLKKYWKQALFFAMHDSLPGTGIDAVYDEMRSAFEKMENTLKKSLTECLYEVTNATLEQSNAEHFILVFNSISWEVKEWVEVTVDFEIDEALEIMELRAVTSNEIIDVEILDLELHEKDRGIKKVQLGFVAKLPSFGYSVYEVVYRKKEKGKNNMMDQSPLLAYPRSYETRFNFDDFTLEIDAETGIFTLMKADRLYFIGNEIRIEEELGDLYYHKDVTGIIKSESGEGIPFGVFKKEKYTVLNGKIRTKIVFQNKYYAIRWPYRLNEKLPTIIYQHSFLTIRKEISIYKGLSRIDCTTYVENTHPHVRIRVKFDVPFKGYSYWTGTQFGAIQRPTNLFYLNKDPDVMKKWKEPPSGTFPAFEWIDFSNKVQNIGVTLTHFGIPSHEIRDNSIYLTLLRGVETLSADGTKGPCIATPDAAEKRPYTFKYSLVPHTGDWRDASSYKEGIAFNMKPIAIHRVNTGKQQKKQGLTSSLEGFKKSSGISFMSISPKNVILSTLKLPQQEDHDNDGDVVILRIYESEGKTVNTSILFHFPIRSASFLNLIEDNNIDTKEKISIRGPNKDILDFVIHPFKIITIRVEFDLGIKSHD is encoded by the coding sequence TTGGACAAACCGATTGTACATGTTGTTCCTCATAGTCATTATGATGCTATTTGGATATTTAGCAAAGAAGAAAATTTTGATATTAATTGTAATTTCATTATTAAAAAAGCAATTGAGATTTTGAAAGCCGAGAAAGATTTCAAGTTTATAATAGAACAAACTTACCTCTTGGAAAATATAGAAATTAGTTATCCAGAACTATTTGCCGATATAAAACGATTTGTCCAAGAGGGGCGAATTGAAATAGCGGGTGGAGAATACCTCATGTGCGACGTAATGCTTCCATCAGGAGAGGTATTAATTAGAGAAATTCTCGAAGGGAAGAATTACGTAAAAGAAAAATTTGGCAAAGATATCGTTGTCTCTTGGGGAGCAGATGAATTTGGATATAATGCTCAGTGGCCTCAAATTCTTAAAGGAAGTGGATACAAGTATTTTGCTTTCAGAAGGGGAGTTTCAGAACCTTTAATTTCTGAATTCTATTGGAAAGGAATCGACGGGACCTCGATTCTGTCTCATTGGATGCCTCTTGGATACAGAGCAGGATTGGATTTGTCTTTATTACATGAAACATTCGAGCAGCTTAGGAGACAATCATCCACAAGACATGTATTGATGCCATCGGGAAGTGGATCAACACCTCCACAACCTGAATTATGTGATACTATCAATGATTACAATGAATCAGCCAAAAGTGCGACAGAAAACCCATTCATGAAAATATCTACACCTGCAGAATTTTTTATGGCCCTTGAACGAGAGATCCAGGATAAGAATATCAGTATGTCGACAAAAAGAGGAGAGATGTATTCGGGAAAAGCTTCGTTTGTTTTCCCAGATAGCACATCAACTAGATCATGGATCAAACAAGGTTTTAAAGAATATGAGACTTATTTACTTCTTCTGGAAAGATGGAATACAGTATTAAAATTAGTATCAAAAAATCATGATTTCAATGATGACCTTAAGAAATACTGGAAGCAGGCACTTTTCTTTGCTATGCATGATTCTCTGCCTGGTACTGGAATAGACGCAGTATATGATGAGATGAGATCAGCTTTTGAAAAAATGGAAAACACTCTGAAAAAATCACTAACTGAATGTTTGTATGAGGTTACAAATGCTACACTTGAACAAAGTAATGCTGAACATTTTATCTTGGTTTTCAATTCTATATCATGGGAAGTAAAAGAATGGGTAGAGGTAACAGTAGACTTTGAGATAGACGAGGCTCTTGAAATAATGGAATTGCGTGCGGTAACGAGCAATGAGATAATCGACGTTGAAATTTTAGATTTAGAACTTCATGAGAAAGATCGAGGTATAAAAAAGGTTCAATTAGGATTTGTTGCAAAGTTACCTTCGTTTGGATATTCGGTATATGAAGTAGTTTATAGAAAAAAGGAAAAGGGGAAAAACAATATGATGGATCAATCTCCACTTTTGGCTTACCCAAGATCATATGAAACTAGATTTAATTTTGATGATTTTACTCTAGAAATTGATGCTGAAACAGGTATATTCACTCTAATGAAAGCTGACCGGTTATACTTCATAGGTAACGAGATAAGAATAGAAGAAGAATTAGGTGATTTGTATTATCATAAGGATGTAACTGGAATAATCAAATCAGAAAGTGGTGAGGGGATACCCTTTGGTGTATTTAAAAAGGAAAAATACACGGTTCTAAACGGCAAGATCAGAACTAAAATAGTATTTCAGAACAAGTACTATGCCATAAGATGGCCATATCGGCTTAATGAAAAATTGCCAACTATAATATACCAACATAGTTTCTTAACGATAAGAAAAGAAATTTCCATTTACAAGGGGCTTTCCAGAATTGATTGCACAACATATGTAGAAAATACCCATCCACATGTAAGAATAAGGGTAAAGTTTGATGTTCCGTTTAAAGGATATTCTTATTGGACTGGAACTCAATTTGGAGCTATTCAGCGGCCTACCAACCTATTTTATTTGAACAAGGATCCTGATGTCATGAAAAAATGGAAAGAACCACCAAGTGGGACTTTTCCTGCCTTTGAATGGATAGATTTTTCAAACAAGGTACAAAATATTGGAGTTACTTTAACTCACTTTGGCATCCCATCACATGAAATTAGAGATAACAGCATTTATCTCACATTGCTGAGAGGAGTTGAAACTCTTTCTGCGGATGGGACAAAAGGACCTTGTATTGCAACACCAGATGCTGCAGAAAAAAGACCATACACATTCAAATATTCACTTGTACCCCATACTGGAGATTGGCGCGACGCTTCAAGTTATAAAGAGGGAATAGCATTTAACATGAAACCTATTGCCATCCATCGTGTTAATACTGGAAAGCAACAGAAAAAACAGGGATTAACTAGCTCGCTAGAGGGATTTAAGAAATCAAGCGGTATTTCATTTATGTCGATTTCACCAAAAAATGTGATTTTAAGTACACTCAAACTTCCTCAGCAAGAAGATCATGACAACGATGGTGACGTTGTTATTTTGAGAATCTATGAATCAGAGGGAAAGACTGTTAATACAAGTATACTTTTCCATTTTCCAATAAGATCTGCTTCCTTTTTGAATTTAATTGAGGATAATAATATAGATACTAAGGAAAAGATTTCTATTAGGGGTCCAAACAAAGACATACTTGATTTTGTCATACACCCTTTTAAGATAATCACTATCCGAGTGGAGTTTGACTTAGGAATAAAATCACATGATTAG
- a CDS encoding cache domain-containing protein produces MSYPSLMVCTLGLIGISTLILNFQPASPAFPMEKGFLMNVSIGNDSFRDNVNNSQHFSNSNVQSFDEQELSSIISKMQSEISSIIEVAELSMNGTYSFGNLPLINLTTEMIDQFKGIPQDQDLNKRNEAKKLLSENPALLYVGLLLPNGDRYFGEPFDPYQINGSVSNFAYRDHFNGALESSRPYLSNTLAAVSTGEPFSILATPIYTHQIENRTLVGIQVLGINFKHFDQLIDSSRSLSKNDTRLLLLDNNGTKIGDSSLDFTPLESFNNLQSFNNARNGESGELHEEISGKSTRILYSPLNFAQSQWILLSFSPSTS; encoded by the coding sequence TTGTCTTACCCTTCGCTGATGGTATGTACTTTAGGTTTAATTGGTATATCTACTCTCATTTTAAATTTTCAACCTGCTTCTCCTGCGTTTCCAATGGAAAAAGGATTTTTAATGAATGTATCTATCGGCAATGACTCGTTTAGAGACAACGTCAATAACTCACAACACTTTTCAAATTCAAATGTCCAATCATTTGATGAACAAGAGCTTAGCTCTATCATTTCGAAAATGCAATCAGAAATCTCATCTATTATTGAAGTTGCAGAACTATCCATGAATGGAACATATTCGTTTGGAAATCTTCCACTTATAAACTTGACAACAGAAATGATCGACCAGTTCAAAGGGATCCCACAAGATCAAGATCTAAACAAAAGAAACGAAGCAAAAAAATTATTGAGTGAAAATCCTGCCTTGCTATATGTTGGTCTTTTACTCCCTAATGGTGACAGATATTTTGGAGAACCTTTTGATCCCTATCAGATAAATGGATCGGTGTCAAATTTTGCATATCGAGATCATTTTAATGGTGCTCTAGAGTCCAGTCGACCTTACCTAAGTAATACTTTGGCTGCTGTTTCGACAGGCGAACCATTTTCTATACTTGCAACCCCAATTTATACACATCAAATTGAAAACAGAACGTTAGTTGGGATACAAGTATTAGGAATAAACTTTAAACATTTTGATCAACTAATTGATTCAAGCAGATCACTATCTAAAAACGACACGAGATTATTACTTCTGGATAACAATGGGACTAAAATAGGTGATTCTTCGTTGGACTTCACTCCTCTTGAATCGTTTAACAATCTTCAAAGTTTTAATAATGCACGAAATGGCGAATCAGGTGAACTTCATGAAGAGATTTCAGGTAAATCAACAAGAATTTTATATTCTCCTCTTAATTTTGCCCAATCACAGTGGATTTTGTTGTCATTTTCTCCATCAACCAGTTGA
- a CDS encoding DUF1059 domain-containing protein, giving the protein MLSFKCRDVGFDCNYELKEEIDDEIINKVKEHGQRDHNLKEEDFSSTLLEKIRGSIQVVK; this is encoded by the coding sequence ATGTTAAGTTTCAAATGTCGAGATGTAGGTTTTGATTGCAATTATGAATTAAAGGAAGAAATTGATGATGAAATAATCAATAAAGTTAAGGAACATGGTCAAAGAGATCATAATTTAAAGGAAGAAGATTTCTCTTCAACATTGCTAGAAAAGATTAGAGGTTCGATTCAAGTAGTCAAATAA
- a CDS encoding sensor histidine kinase gives MSSFKILENTIDITKGFTLLINSAVNQLDGFGVTNESPLLLESDLIRNCIKNLRINGKRVRYITDIKNSNLESCQRIMQLVELRHLDNIQGGMIINDGEYLSLLESGNDTNSVKPVHIYSKNKWLVEQQKLLFDMLWEKSIPAKIRIKQIEHGLEKDVCELITDENNTMRRYEQALRNLSKELHIFYSISDNSESTESILQKLSDVIKIISKDKLKHIRIILIVLTSNTVEKTSLISKFGQIEKDINLQIKFLNREFTDFPLSRDLMILIVDRNELFISEIKSIEGLPRSIFENDINFTIHSNSRSVVSTYNVILEMLWNQDELYKKSETALTQLKFHDKLQQEFVHNFANGLRNPIQPILGFSEILLDHKDDFKKYQEVINIINMCAVKLATHVNNMIDITELENNSFSLNKEAIDLDRLIEDIINQLEKNNFELRKKNISVYKKNDKVKVLADKVRLKNAIENLITNAIDAPNSNNIKITIDDGNTNYGSSNNEDLNLVFVSIVDDGEGIDRLLLPMLFSKFVTNSRSGLGLGLYLARIVIKKHGGDIWVENNKKEHGATFRFSLPKLLN, from the coding sequence TTGTCATCCTTTAAAATCCTTGAAAATACGATTGATATAACTAAGGGATTTACTTTGTTAATCAATAGTGCGGTAAATCAACTGGATGGATTTGGAGTCACCAATGAATCGCCTTTACTTTTGGAGTCTGATCTTATCCGGAATTGTATCAAAAATTTGAGAATTAATGGTAAAAGGGTTAGATACATTACAGATATTAAAAATAGTAATTTAGAAAGCTGTCAAAGAATTATGCAGCTTGTTGAGCTGCGCCACCTAGACAATATTCAAGGGGGAATGATTATCAACGATGGAGAATACTTAAGTCTATTAGAATCTGGAAACGATACCAACAGTGTAAAACCTGTGCATATTTATAGTAAGAACAAATGGCTAGTGGAACAACAAAAACTATTATTTGATATGTTATGGGAGAAATCTATTCCAGCAAAAATTAGAATTAAGCAAATTGAACATGGACTTGAGAAGGATGTTTGTGAGTTGATTACAGATGAAAATAACACTATGAGGAGATATGAACAGGCATTACGAAACCTCTCAAAAGAATTACATATTTTTTATTCCATATCTGATAATAGTGAGTCTACTGAATCGATCCTTCAAAAACTATCGGATGTCATTAAAATAATTTCAAAAGACAAACTAAAACATATAAGAATAATTCTCATAGTGCTTACAAGCAACACAGTTGAAAAAACCTCTTTGATTTCGAAATTCGGTCAAATTGAGAAAGATATCAATCTGCAAATAAAATTTTTGAACAGAGAATTTACTGATTTTCCGTTGTCTAGAGATCTAATGATATTAATTGTCGATAGAAATGAATTGTTTATTTCAGAAATCAAAAGTATCGAGGGATTACCTCGTTCCATATTTGAAAACGATATAAATTTCACGATTCATTCTAATAGTCGATCGGTGGTATCTACTTACAATGTGATTCTGGAAATGTTGTGGAATCAAGACGAGTTGTATAAGAAATCAGAAACAGCTCTTACTCAACTCAAATTCCATGATAAACTACAACAAGAATTCGTACATAATTTCGCCAACGGCTTAAGAAATCCAATTCAACCAATCCTAGGATTCTCTGAAATATTACTTGATCATAAAGATGATTTCAAGAAATACCAAGAGGTCATAAATATAATTAATATGTGCGCTGTAAAACTCGCTACGCATGTAAACAATATGATTGATATTACAGAATTAGAAAATAATTCCTTTTCACTAAATAAAGAAGCAATCGATTTGGATAGACTAATTGAGGATATAATTAATCAACTAGAAAAAAATAATTTTGAACTTCGCAAGAAAAACATCAGTGTATATAAAAAAAATGATAAGGTAAAGGTACTCGCCGATAAAGTTAGGTTAAAAAACGCGATTGAAAACCTAATAACTAATGCTATTGATGCACCGAATTCAAATAACATTAAGATTACAATAGACGATGGAAATACAAACTACGGCTCTAGTAATAACGAAGATCTGAATCTTGTTTTTGTCAGCATTGTTGATGATGGGGAAGGTATAGATAGACTCCTACTTCCTATGTTATTTTCTAAATTCGTTACTAATTCGCGTAGTGGCTTGGGGTTAGGATTGTACCTTGCTAGAATTGTGATCAAAAAACATGGTGGTGATATTTGGGTTGAAAATAATAAGAAAGAACATGGAGCGACTTTTAGATTTAGCTTACCTAAGTTATTAAACTAA
- a CDS encoding lactonase family protein, with amino-acid sequence MIAILVSPTIFSGINHSYSQETFVYVSNGEDGDISIFLLNPETGDMKMTNKVPAEQKVMHMAISPDNQFLYASIRAEPFSAITYIINPETGNLTQILKTSLPANMAYISTDQLGRFLLSVSYNEAKIAVNPINLNGTVESQPVQIISTGEKPHSILSDDSNRFVFVPHLGTSQIKQFLFDETNGTLIPNEPGAVNTKDNSGPRHLEFSPNNDFVYVSNEIDGTVYAYKLDNNTGVLDEIQIISAMPRNISFQSGLKDTTTTRTDIDKVTNLGVADIHITPDGRWLYVSERTSSTIAAFAVNNHSGILTYIQNYDTEKIPRGINIDPRGHFVLAAGQESGYLSIYEINQDTGELKYLDRYESGKSPNWIEIVEFDQRS; translated from the coding sequence ATGATAGCAATTCTAGTTAGCCCAACTATATTTTCAGGAATAAATCACTCTTATTCACAAGAAACATTTGTATATGTTTCTAATGGCGAAGATGGAGACATTTCGATCTTTCTATTAAACCCAGAAACTGGAGATATGAAAATGACGAATAAAGTGCCCGCTGAACAAAAGGTAATGCATATGGCGATTAGTCCTGATAATCAATTTCTTTATGCTTCAATTCGTGCTGAACCTTTTTCAGCTATTACATATATCATAAATCCTGAAACGGGTAATTTAACTCAAATTTTAAAAACATCGCTACCTGCTAATATGGCGTACATTTCTACTGATCAATTGGGTCGATTCCTCTTATCCGTATCATATAATGAAGCAAAGATTGCCGTTAATCCAATTAACCTAAATGGTACTGTTGAGTCACAACCAGTCCAGATAATTTCCACCGGGGAAAAGCCACATTCAATACTCAGTGACGATTCAAATCGATTTGTATTTGTCCCTCATTTAGGTACATCCCAAATCAAACAATTTTTATTTGACGAAACCAATGGAACCCTTATACCGAATGAACCTGGTGCCGTTAACACTAAGGATAACTCAGGGCCAAGACATTTGGAATTTTCACCTAATAACGACTTCGTTTATGTATCAAATGAAATTGATGGAACTGTCTATGCATATAAACTAGATAACAATACGGGTGTTTTAGATGAAATTCAAATAATTAGTGCTATGCCTCGAAACATCAGCTTCCAATCTGGTCTCAAGGATACTACTACAACAAGAACGGATATCGACAAGGTTACCAATTTGGGGGTAGCAGACATCCACATTACACCTGATGGGAGATGGTTGTATGTAAGTGAAAGGACATCTAGTACGATTGCAGCATTTGCTGTGAATAACCATTCAGGAATTCTAACATACATTCAAAATTATGATACTGAAAAAATACCACGAGGTATAAATATTGATCCTAGAGGTCATTTTGTGCTGGCAGCTGGACAGGAATCAGGATATCTATCTATTTATGAGATAAATCAAGATACTGGCGAACTAAAATACTTGGATAGATATGAGTCAGGAAAAAGTCCTAATTGGATTGAAATCGTTGAATTTGATCAAAGGTCTTAG